Within the Pseudomonas orientalis genome, the region GCACACTGAACGAACAGCAGGCCAGCAGTGCCCATATGAACGTACGCATGATCAAGATCCTTTAAAAAGATCCCCTTGCAGGAGCGCGCTTGCTCGCGAAAAACGTCAACGATAACGCGTGCATCCTGGATGAATGCGCTGCCTTTGAGTTCTTCGCGAGCAAGCTCGCTCCTACAGGAGGGCGTGGTTAATCGCTCAGTTTGTCAGCCAGTGCTTTCACACGCGCCAAGTCACCCTTGGCCACCTTGGCCACACCGGTGCCGTACTCCGGGTCGGCCTTGTAGAGGAACGACAGGATGATGTGCTTGCTTTCATCATCGGTGGTCGCCAGCGAGCCGCCGAAGTTGTCGATCAGGTCCTGACGTTCTTTCTTGCTGTAGGAGCGATACAAGTCACCGGCCTGCTTGAAGTTCTGCTCACGCTGAATCTTCGCCTGCTGGGTGCTGCCCGACAGCGGCGACTGGCTGTAGCGCGCAGCTTGTGGCTCTTCCCGTGGCAACAGGCGGCTTGGCTGATAGTTCACGCCGGTGGTGGTCTTGCCGAAGTTCAACGCGCCGTCCTGGTTGCCGTTGTTGACGGTGACCCGTGGGGCGTTGATCGGCAGTTGCAGGGCATTGGCGCCCAATCGGTACATTTGCGTGTCGGCGTAGGAGAACACCCGACCTTGCAGCAGGCGGTCTTCCGACGGCTCGATACCCGGCACCAGGTTGGCCGGGGCCATCGCCACTTGTTCGGTCTCCTGGAAAACATTGGCCGGGTTGCGATTGAGCACCATTTGCCCGACTTTGCGCTCCGGCACATTCGGCCAGATCTTGGTGGCGTCCAGTGGGTCGAAATCGAACTTGGCCAAGTCTTCAGGTTTCAACACCTGCACATACAGGTCCCACTTGGGGAAGTCGCCCTTGTTGATATGGGTGACCAGGTCATTGGTCATATGGCTGTAGTCACGCCCTTGCACTTCGGTGACTTGCTTGGGGTCAAGGTTCTTGATGCCTTGCAGGCTCTTCCAGTGAAACTTGACGTAGTGCACTTCACCCTTGGCGTTGATCAACTTGTAGGCATGTACGCCGTTGCCGTCCATCTCCCGGTAACTGGCCGGTGTGCCGGAGTCCGAGTACAACTCGGTCAGTGTGCGCGTGGACTCGGGAACATGGGAGAAGAAGTCGAAACGACGCGAGTCATCGTCCAGGTTAGTGCGCGGGTCCGGTTTGAACGCGTGGACCATGTCCGGGAACTTGATGGCATCGCGAATGAAGAACGTCGGGAAGTTATTACCGACCAGGTCCCAGTTGCCTTCGGCGGTATAGAACTTGGTGGCGAAGCCCCGTGGGTCGCGCAGGGTTTCCGGGGAATGGTTTCCGTGGACCACGGCCGAGAAGCGCACGAATACCGGCGTGGCTTCACCGGCGGCAAATACCTTGGCCTTGGTCAGGTCGCTGAGGTTGTCGGTCACGGTGAAGGTGCCATGGGCGCCCGTGCCACGGGCATGCACCACGCGCTCGGGGATACGTTCGCGGTCGAAGCGCTGCAGCTTCTGAATCAATTGAACGTCCTGCAGCAGCACGGGGCCATTGGCGCCGGCCGTCTGCGAGTTCTGGTTATCGCCAACGGCGGCGCCGTTGTCACGGGTCAGGTTGGCGGCTTGCACGGAGAGGGTCAGCAGGCTGGCGGTCACCAACGCCAAGGCTTGGCGTGCCGACACGGGCCTGCGATTGATTGAATGGTTCATCAAGGTTTCCTCTGGTTTTTTTAGTGCACATTCAGTTGTGCTTGCCAGAGGCTAGTGACCTGCGGGTCAGAAGATAAATAGAAAAACCCCACAGGCCCGATTGAGAAAAAAATGTGGTAACCCGCTGAAATTAGGCCTATTCCGCGCGCGATTGGTGGCACTTTGCAAACTAATTGCGTTTTAATGTGTCGATAAAAACCAACAGTGTTAAAGGTTGTGTCGCGCGAGCCCGCTACGACTGACTTACACTGACCTCCACCCTTCTCATCTGTAACAAGGAATAACTTATGGGCGTGATCAGTGAGTTCAAGGCCTTCGCGGTCAAAGGTAATGTGGTCGACATGGCCGTTGGTATTATCATCGGCGCCGCGTTCGGCAAAATTGTTTCCTCGTTTGTAGGCGACGTGGTGATGCCGCCCCTCGGCCTGTTGATCGGT harbors:
- the katB gene encoding catalase KatB gives rise to the protein MNHSINRRPVSARQALALVTASLLTLSVQAANLTRDNGAAVGDNQNSQTAGANGPVLLQDVQLIQKLQRFDRERIPERVVHARGTGAHGTFTVTDNLSDLTKAKVFAAGEATPVFVRFSAVVHGNHSPETLRDPRGFATKFYTAEGNWDLVGNNFPTFFIRDAIKFPDMVHAFKPDPRTNLDDDSRRFDFFSHVPESTRTLTELYSDSGTPASYREMDGNGVHAYKLINAKGEVHYVKFHWKSLQGIKNLDPKQVTEVQGRDYSHMTNDLVTHINKGDFPKWDLYVQVLKPEDLAKFDFDPLDATKIWPNVPERKVGQMVLNRNPANVFQETEQVAMAPANLVPGIEPSEDRLLQGRVFSYADTQMYRLGANALQLPINAPRVTVNNGNQDGALNFGKTTTGVNYQPSRLLPREEPQAARYSQSPLSGSTQQAKIQREQNFKQAGDLYRSYSKKERQDLIDNFGGSLATTDDESKHIILSFLYKADPEYGTGVAKVAKGDLARVKALADKLSD